The following DNA comes from Candidatus Eisenbacteria bacterium.
GATCCTCGCAGATCGGTTCGCCGGTGGGATTGTGCGGATGGGTCGCGACAGCGGCGCGCCATCGGACACGCCCTCCGCTCTTGAGCCGATCGAGAAGCCTCGTGTGGCCTTCGGGACCATCGACCGGCACACGCTCGACGCGGGCCCCGACGGCGCCGAGCGCGGCGCCGAGAGGCTCGTAGAACGGCTCCTCGAGCAAGACCGGGTCGCCCGGGCGCACCCACGCGGCGAGCACGAGGAAGTTGGCGAGGCTCGTCCCTTCCGCGGCGAGTACCGAGGAGGCCGCGACTCCGTATCGCGCGGCGATGGCCTCGCGCAGCTCCGGCAGTCCATCCTCGTTGTGCCCCCAGACTGAAAGCCCGCGCATGAGGTCGCCGAGGTCGTCCATCGTGAGGAGATCGCGGATCCCGCTGCTCCCGAGGTTTCGGATGCCGGGCTCCTCGAGGTGGGTCTTCGCCCAGGCCATGTAAGCGACTTCTTCGAGTCTCACCGATCCTCCAAACCCGGATCCCGCGGGGGGCGCGCCGCCGAACGCGATGGATCGCGGCGACGGCAGACCCACGCGATGAACCCCCGCATTGACGCAACAGCTTTCCGATAGTATAGTTAGGTCGCTTCGAGCTGCAACCGATCTCCGCACCCAAGCAACCGGTGCGCAGACAGAGAACAAGTGGAGGAGGTCAGCGATGGATTGGTCCCGTCCCCGTCGGAATGCATCGGTTTTCGGAGTCGTATTCCCTGCAATCATCCTCGGGTTTGTCCCGGCCGAGGCGCCGGCATCGACGATCGACATCAACGGCTACCGCTTCGATCCCCTTGCGTCCGCCCCCGAGCTTCCCGCGGAGCTGCGCGCCCTCGAGACCGATTCCAGGGCGACCTACCTGCTCCAGTTCGCCGGGCCGATCGAGGAGTCGTGGAAGGAAGAGATCCGCGGACTGGGCGCGACGATCGGCGGCTACGTGCCGGAGAACGCCTTTCTGGCCCGAATGGATGGCCCGACGAGGGAACGGGTGCGCCAGCATCCCCAGGTCAGGGCGATCAGCCCCTACCATGTCGCCTACCGGATCAGCCCCTCGATCGGCCGCATCGAGTACCGGGACCCGGTCCGGAGGGAGGATCCCCTGAGGACGATCCGCGTCCGCGTCGCGGAAGACCCGGCAGACGCGGCCGCGGCCGCCTCGCTGCTCGGACAGGTGATCGAGCGGATCGACGACCCCGGGCAGCCCGGATTCGTGATCCGCATCGAGGCCGCGCGGATCGTCGACCTCGCGTCCCTCCCGGCGGTCCTCTGGGTGGAGGAGCGTCCGGAGACCTTCGTCCTCAACAACACGACGCGGTGGGTGGTCCAGTCGAACGCGAGCGGCGCCACCCCGATCTGGCAGCGAGGGATCTACGGGGAGGGCGAGATCGTCTGCGAGATGGACACGGGGCTCGACTACAACAGCTGCTGGTTCAGGGACCTGAACAACGCGCCCCCCGGGCCGACGCATCGCAAGGTGATCGACTATCGCACCTGGGGCGGCTCCGCCTACGACGGATGCGACACGGGGCATGGGACACATGTCGCCGGGACCGTCGTCGGCGACCAGTCGTTCATCAATCCCGGGAACATAGGCTCCAACGGCATGGCCTATGGAGCGAAGATCATGATCCAGGACGTGGGGAGCGACAACTGGCTCGCTTGCCTGTTCGGCCTGCTGAGCGTCCCCTCGTCGCTGACGAGCGCCCTGAGCGACGCCTACACGAAGGGGGCCAGGACCCACACAAACAGCTGGGGCTCGACGAGCAACTCCTACGACTCCTACAGCGTCGATGTCGACAACTTCATGTGGGGCCACAAGGACTTCCTGATCCTCTTCGCCAACGGCAACTCGGGACCCGGCGGGAGCACCGTGGGATCCCCCGCCACGGCGAAGAACTGCGTGAGCGTCGGGGCCACGCAGCAATCCCCTTCCCAGGAGACGATCGCGAGCTACTCGAGCCGCGGCCCCGCGAACGACAGCCGCTACAAGCCGACCGTCACCGCCCCGGGGGGCGAGTCGCCCAACTACATCGTCTCGGCCAACAACCACACCGGCAATCCTCCATCCCCGACCTGCGCGACGCAGGGGAACCCCTTCCAGGGGACTTCGATGGCGACCCCCGCGGTCGCCGGCTGCGCGCTGCTCATCCGCGACTACTTCGAGCAGGGCTTCTACCCCCGTGGTATCGCGGGCGACGACCCGATCCTCCCCTCGGCCGCCCTGGTGAAGGCGATGCTCGTCAATGGGGCCCGCGAGATGGGCGCCGCAGATCAGCCGAACAACAACGAGGGATGGGGCCGCGTCCTGCTCGACGATGCCCTCTACTTCGAGGGGGACGCCCGCGAGGTGCAGATCGAGGACGAGACGACGGGGCTCGCCACGGGCGAGGAGATCGCCTACACCTACGACCTCGAAGCCTCCTCTGAGCCGCTCGAGATCACCCTC
Coding sequences within:
- a CDS encoding pyridoxal phosphate-dependent aminotransferase — its product is MSIVDAGASAGTNPRMIAGNTTPKTDAFRRGRDQSIADLLHLFSVCAPVAWVRRSVAARSDLTILSESCCVNAGVHRVGLPSPRSIAFGGAPPAGSGFGGSVRLEEVAYMAWAKTHLEEPGIRNLGSSGIRDLLTMDDLGDLMRGLSVWGHNEDGLPELREAIAARYGVAASSVLAAEGTSLANFLVLAAWVRPGDPVLLEEPFYEPLGAALGAVGARVERVPVDGPEGHTRLLDRLKSGGRVRWRAAVATHPHNPTGEPICEDLLDALAEACASQGGLLMVDEAYREILFEDPPACAARGRPAVVSTASLTKVYGLSHLRIGWAIGPSDLIARAIRIHDNLGVVHPFLTEAIGARILRDSRRMEDWRARIRSRVEANRSALGSLLEDRPELQGCLPPGGILAFPRWGGHPHLPDADSLCERLRREVKVVLVPGRFFQRPDHVRIAVGGPEGEVREALAALGRFLAEQGGSLPPERRRG